The genomic DNA NNNNNNNNNNNNNNNNNNNNNNNNNNNNNNNNNNNNNNNNNNNNNNNNNNNNNNNNNNNNNNNNNNNNNNNNNNNNNNNNNNNNNNNNNNNNNNNNNNNNNNNNNNNNNNNNNNNNNNNNNNNNNNAAAATTTAAATCTTCAAATTCTATTTTTTCTGTTTCATCTGGTATTTTCTCTTTATTTAATAGTGTCTTTAGTCTTTCTTTAATCTTAATTCTTTCTGATTCATTTAAAAGAATCTCATATTTTAATCTTTCAAGTTCAAGGTTAACTTTTAGGATATCATTTGTTGTTGACAGGCCGGTTTTAAAATTTTTGATTTTTCATTTAAAAAGGAAAAGATAGTGTTCACTTTTTAATTTATCTTTCTCTAAGAGAAGAAAAGTTAAAAGTTTTGTTGGTAAAGTAATATTTTGTCTTACTGCTATGTTATCTTCCATAAACATTTCCCTTAGTGTTACTTTTGGGCTCTCAGGAAAAAGATTTTTAAGTATACTGAAAGAATATTTTTTCAAATTTTCGTAAGATGACTTAATCTCTAAGTTATTTATAAGCGATGTTGATATAGCATCACTTAACCTCAAGGTATCACAATAAATACTATAGGCTATAGTAATAAAGAATAAAAAAATTTAATTTTCATAGGTTTTAACATGGCAGTATTTTTCATTAATGGGACAATTATTTTCGCAGTTTGCCCTTAAGGGAGAAAGAGAAAAAAGAAGGATGGAAATCAAATTAAATAAAAATAGGGAAAATTTAGGTATAATACTTTTTTTATTTTTAATTTTTTCTAAGTGTTTTATTCTTTTGAAAACTGGGTGGGAAAAAAGCTGGTTGATGTTTGGGAGTCTAAAATTAAAGTTATTTTAGCTAAGGATTTTATAATTTTTTCTTTTGCTCTTGTTTTTATTAATGAATATCCATCTGAGGCCATTTCTGCTATCTCTTCAAAGGATTTAATTGGTAAATAAATTTGAGGTAAGTAAAAGAAAGCTTTATATGTTATGTTTAATATCAGTTTAGTTAAGTTGTCTCTACTTCTTATATGGCTTATTTCATGGTAAATTATAACTTTTTTCTCATTCTTGTCTAATTTTTTCCACAAGTTAACATCAATAAAGATAAAGGGTTTAAAGGCACCTTTTACAGATGCACCAAAGGGATTATTACCATAAACTATTAGCGGAAAATTTTTATACTTTATTTCTTTCAGGTATTCTCTTATAAGCAAGAAAACTGAGATTAAAGCTGAAAGGATCGGAGTATATAAAATTTCTACTTTTAAGATAGAGCCACCAAAAAGGAAGCATTTTAAATGACAGTTTCTTAGAGATTCATAATAAAAACAAGAGGTATAAAAGATAACAAAAAAATAAAAGCAAAGAAATAGGGGAAAATTTTTCTTAAATAAATTTTGGATAGGGGTAAGTTTTTATAAAGAATAACTGAGATTGATAAAAGACTGTATAAAATTAAAATTAAAAAAGATTATTTTCATTTTTTCTTTAGAATTTCAAGAAGTTTTTTCTTTTCACTTTCGGTTAATTTTTTCCCCTCAATAAAGTTAATTGCAACTAAATCAGGAAACTCATCAATCAGAGGTCTTAGAATCTCTCTAATTTTTTCTTTATGAAATTTTCCTTTGTAATAAGGGGTGAATATAAATTTTTCTTTCCAACTCTTTCAGACTTTAAAAATCCCTTTTTTGTAAGATTTTGAAGTTCTGTTAAAATCGTGGTATAGGCATAGTTTTCTCCGCGTCTTTTAAGTTCCTCAAGAACATCAAAGCAAGTAACTTTCCCTAGACTCCAAATAATCTCTAAACACTACGCCTGAAGCTCCCCTAAAAAGAGCCTCAACGATCTACTATGCTTCATAGTATTTTCATTATACATTTTTAGTAAATTGAATTTCAAGTTATTCTATCATATAATTCCGAAAAGGGGTTTTTACTATGTTTAAGTTTCTTAAGCTTTTAACTTTTTCCATTATAGGGTTTTATTTTCTTTTTTCTTCTAATAATCAAGTAGTGGTAATTTTAGAAAGATATCAAAAATGCAAAAATAAGGAGTTATTCATTAGAGATCTTGAAAAGGAGATTAAAAATCATCCTAATGAAGAAACAAAAAGAGCCCTTGAAATAATTAGGAAAAATCAGGTTTAGGAAATGAAAAAGTTAATTTTTCTGCCTTTTTTAAATTCTCTTCTTTTTGGAGTAGTGATTTTAAATGAAAATTTTGAAGGAACTTAGTCAACTTTAAATCCTCCAGCTGGTTGGACAATAATATACTCTTCCCCTCCTGATGGCAGTGATTGGCATAAGTACTTTTACTCTGGGACTAATTCTGATGTAGCAAGAGTGCATTATTATCCGGTAGAGTATCAAAATGACTGGTTGATAACTCCTTCCCTTGACTTTTCAAACGCAAGCGCCTGTACTCTTTATTTCTGGTNNNNNNNNNNNNNNNNNNNNNNNNNNNNNNNNNNNNNNNNNNNNNNNNNNNNNNNNNNNNNNNNNNNNNNNNNNNNNNNNNNNNNNNNNNNNNNNNNNNNNNNNNNNNNNNNNNNNNNNNNNNNNNNNNNNNNNNNNNNNNNNNNNNNNNNNNNNNNNNNNNNNNNNNNNNNNNNNNNNNNNNNNNNNNNNNNNNNNNNNNNNNNNNNNNNNNNNNNNNNNNNNNNNNNNNNNNNNNNNNNNNNNNNNNNNNNNNNNNNNNNNNNNNAAGATGGTTCAATTGTGTTAAATAATTTGAAATATATTTTAAATTTACCCTCTGGAGCTGAAAGTACAAAAGTTTGGAGCTATGTACCAGTTTCAGGTGGAGAATATACAGTTATAGATACAACAGAACTTCCCAGTGATGAAAATAAATTAAACGACAAGAAAACAGAAAAATTTGTGGCAATTCCTATAGTTGTACCTGATTGGTCAGACAATTTTGATTCTCCTGGTAATCCAGGGGGTTAGACCCATTCAGGAACTTTTGATGAATGGGAATTAGGGACTCCCACAAGGGGTCCTAAAAACTCTTATTCAGTGCCAAATTGTTGGGCAACAGACCTTGATATAATACCTATGAAAATAACTCAAATAATTACTTTTTTTCTCCTTATATAAACCTTACTTCATTTAGTGCAGATGATTCAGTTTTTGTATCCTTTTATCATTTTGATTCTCTTGAAGCAAATTACGATTATGTATACCTTCAAGCATCAAAAGATGAAATCACGTGGGTAAATTTATCTACTTTTAATGGATATACAGCAACCTGGATTAAAGATAAGTTTTTAATTCCTCAAACACTTTATGGGGATACTATAAGATTAAGATTTAATTTAATATCTGATGGAAGTGTAACATATGCTGGTTTTCATTTGGATAATTTTGAAGTTTTTTCAGCCTAAAAGCACCTTTTATTTATCCCCTTTCTTATGATCAAGATGGAAACTATACTGTTTATTGGAAAAAGGTAAATGGAGCAGATAGATACGCCCTTTGGGAAATTTCAGATGAGACCCTTTTATTTTATGATGAAGGAAATAATCTTAATAATTGGAACACAAACTTTTTCATTGTAACAAAAGAGGCAGCTTTTTCAGAAGGTTCTTCTTTCTGGTCAGGAGAACATATTTATAATTACTCTTCCTAATTTATACAAAAAGTAATTATCAGATAGGATTAGGTGGAGGGTTTTGCGAATTTTTTGCTATGTATAATTTAAGCGCCAATGATAAAATAATTTTTGAGGTTTCAAATGATAACGGG from Candidatus Hydrothermales bacterium includes the following:
- a CDS encoding M56 family metallopeptidase, with the protein product MLIREYLKEIKYKNFPLIVYGNNPFGASVKGAFKPFIFIDVNLWKKLDKNEKKVIIYHEISHIRSRDNLTKLILNITYKAFFYLPQIYLPIKSFEEIAEMASDGYSLIKTRAKEKIIKSLAKITLILDSQTSTSFFPTQFSKE